CGCTTCATGATCCAGGAGATCGCCGGCCTGATCCACAAGCCGCTGCAGGAAACCGAGTCGTGGACCGGCAACCTGCTGGCCACCGCGATCTGCGTGGCGCTGTGGGGCTACTTCCTGTACCAGGGCGCGGTCGACCCGCTCGGCGGCATCAACACCCTGTGGCCGCTGTTCGGCATCGCCAACCAGATGCTCGCCGCGATCGCGCTGATGCTGGCCACCGTGGTGGTGGTGAAGCTCAAGCGCGAGCGCTATGTGTGGGTGCCGGGCATCCCCGCGTTGTGGCTGATCGTTTGCACGCTCACCGCCGGTTTCGAAAAACTGGTCGGCCCGATCAGCTTCACCGCCGCCGCGAACAAGTACGCGGACGCGATGCAGCAGGGCCAGCTGATGGCGCCGGCCAAGTCGGCGGCGGAGATGCAGCGGATCGTCACCAACAACTACGTGGACATGGTGATGACCGGCCTGTTCATGGCGCTGGTGGTGGCGATGGTGCTGTTCTGCCTGCGCGCGCTGGTCAAGGCCTGGCAGACCAACCACCCGACCGCGCACGAAGAACCGTACGTGGCGCTGAGCAGCGTGGCCGGCTGAGGACGACGTGATGAACGCGACCCTCCAGTCCGTGCGCAAGTGGGCGGTGCAAACCGCCCGCCTGTGCTGCGGCGTACCCGACTACGACGTCTACGTGAAGCATCTGCGCGAACACCATCCCGAGCGCAAGGTACCCAGCTACAAGGAGTTCTTCCGCGAACGGCAGGAAGCCCGCTACAAGGGCACAGGCGGGCGCTGCTGCTGAAAGACCGCCGCGACGTCGCACGAACCTGCCGGCAGGCCATGCCCCCGACGGCTCCCGATCCCCGTCAGGGAGCATCGCCCGCCGGCAGGCTCCTGCACCCGTGCGGCGGCGGCGACCGTGCCGGTGCGCACTGGTCAAGCGCGCGCAAGTGAGGACAATGGGCGGCTTGCCTGTCCCGTGTCCCCTCATGCAGAACAAGAACCCCGCACTTCCCCCGCACGCGGCCGCCCCGGTGCAGCATCACCCCGGCCTGCGCGTCATCGCGGTCTACGAGATCATCAAAACCGCGTGCCTGCTGCTGGTGGCCATGGCGGCGTTCCATCTCGATCGCCAGCAGAACTTCGAGCACCTGGTGCACTGGCTGGAGCATCTTTCGCTGGCCGACAGCAATGGCCTGCGCTGGAAACTGGTCGGCCTGCTGGAGGATTTCGGGCCCAGCCGATTCGTCGCAGTCGGCGCGGTTGCACTCGGCTATGCCGTGCTGTTCGGTATCGAAGGCGTCGGCCTGTGGCTGGGCAAGTACTGGGCCGAATGGTTCACGGTGATCGCCACCGGCTCGCTGATCCCGCTGGAACTGTACGAGACGCTGCACCACTTCGGCTGGCTGAAGCTGGCGACGCTGGCCGGCAATGTGGCGATCGTGGTGTACC
This window of the Rhodanobacter soli genome carries:
- a CDS encoding DUF2127 domain-containing protein translates to MQNKNPALPPHAAAPVQHHPGLRVIAVYEIIKTACLLLVAMAAFHLDRQQNFEHLVHWLEHLSLADSNGLRWKLVGLLEDFGPSRFVAVGAVALGYAVLFGIEGVGLWLGKYWAEWFTVIATGSLIPLELYETLHHFGWLKLATLAGNVAIVVYLVRIALQTRAARHASKPHTS
- a CDS encoding YbdD/YjiX family protein, with the translated sequence MNATLQSVRKWAVQTARLCCGVPDYDVYVKHLREHHPERKVPSYKEFFRERQEARYKGTGGRCC